Proteins encoded by one window of Conger conger chromosome 1, fConCon1.1, whole genome shotgun sequence:
- the LOC133123368 gene encoding M1-specific T cell receptor beta chain-like, which translates to MIRPLSAFTIILYSLTGFALGNSVHQSPSALLGAPGKSVQLSCSHGIQSYDTILWYQQPRRGNGMTLIGRVSYENVVTEGEERFRVSGDGESQAFLHIDKLAPTDSAAYLCAAWINSAQAYFGNGTKLTVLDSKVTPPKVKVLPPSSQENCDERRSRDKTPKVTLLCVATGFYPDHISVSWQLNRRDISRGVRTDDVATRDSDGRFYSITSRLRVRSNKWFNTRNVFTCTTSFFDGNHTLENADSISGAKGGGLDRDYNLKAGQTAKLSYSLFLAKSFLYGLFISVVVWKIRSSAGKRYD; encoded by the exons ATGATCAGACCCCTCAGTGCTTTCACCATCATACTGTACAGCCTCACAG GATTCGCGTTGGGTAACAGCGTGCACCAGTCTCCCTCCGCCCTGCTGGGAGCCCCCGGAAAGTCTGTGCAACTGAGCTGCAGCCACGGCATACAGAGCTACGACACAATCCTCTGGTACCAGCAGCCCCGGCGCGGGAATGGCATGACGCTCATCGGACGCGTTTCTTATGAGAACGTAGTGACGGAGGGCGAGGAGAGATTCAGAGTGAGCGGAGACGGGGAAAGTCAGGCGTTCCTGCACATCGACAAACTGGCGCCGACAGACAGCGCTGCGTATCTGTGTGCCGCGTGGAT TAACTCGGCACAGGCTTACTTTGGGAATGGAACCAAACTCACAGTATTGG ACTCAAAGGTCACGCCGCCCAAGGTGAAGGTGCTGCCGCCCTCCAGTCAGGAAAACTGCGACGAGAGGAGAAGCAGAGATAAGACCCCGAAAGTGACCCTGCTGTGCGTGGCCACGGGCTTCTACCCCGACCACATCAGCGTGTCCTGGCAGCTGAACAGACGGGACATCAGCAGGGGGGTCAGGACGGACGACGTCGCGACCCGCGACTCTGACGGCAGGTTCTACAGCATCACCAGCAGACTGCGGGTCCGGTCCAACAAGTGGTTCAACACCAGGAACGTCTTCACCTGCACGACCAGCTTCTTCGATGGCAACCATACCCTGGAGAACGCGGACTCCATTAGCGGAGCTAAAG GTGGTGGTTTGGATCGAG ACTACAACCTGAAGGCTGGCCAGACGGCGAAGCTGTCCTACAGCCTCTTCCTTGCCAAGAGCTTCCTGTACGGACTCTTCATCAGCGTCGTGGTCTGGAAGATACGG AGCTCAGCGGGGAAGCGCTATGACTGA